In the genome of Campylobacter avium LMG 24591, the window AGCTGCGGTTGTTTATATGAGCGGTGTTTTAGAGCCACTTGGATGGAATTACCCTACCTTACTTGGAATTTGGCTTATAACTACCATCTTAGCTTGTATGCTAACCTCTCTTATCATAGGACTTTTTACAAATACCCGTCTAGATACAGACCCTGTTTATCAAGCTAGATTAAAGGCTGGGCTTGTAAAGGACGCACAAGAGGTTTTACAAGTTGAGGATAAACCGGGTGCAAAGCTTTCTGTGCTTATATTTTTATTTACAGTTTTGGCGGTTGTGCTTTATGCAACTGCTATTTCAAGTAATGTTGCTTTGATAGAAAATCCTGTTGTAACAAGAGATGCGGCGATTATGAGCTTTTTATTGAGTGCGGCTTGTTTGATTGTGATATTTTGCAAGGTTGATGTTAGCAAGATAACAGATACAAGCGTTTTTAAGGCCGGTATGACTGCTTGCATTTGCGTTTTTGGTGTGGCCTGGCTTGGAAATACCTTTGTAAGTGGTCATGAGCAAGACATTAAAGATGTGGCTGGTGAATGGGTAAAACAAAGCCCTGCTATGCTAGCTGTTGCTTTCTTTTTTGCCTCCATGCTTTTGTATTCTCAGGCCGCAACTGCTAAGGCAATCACGCCTATCATCATATCAGCACTTGGAATTTCAGCTGCAAATCCGGCAGATTCTTACATGCTTGTTGCTTGTTTTGCTGCAGTTTCTGCACTGTTTGTTCTTCCTACTTATCCTACCTTGCTTGGTGCGGTGCAAATGGATGATACAGGCACAACTCGCATAGGCAAATTTATCTTTAATCACGCCTTTTTTCTACCGGGCGTTTTAGCCATAGCCTTAGCTGTTGCTCTAGGCTTTTTAATAGCTCCTTTTGCTCTTTAATATCCGCCTTAATGGCGGATTTGTTAACCTTTTAAGATTACAATTCTCATAAATTTATAAATGGAACATTTATGATAAGGATTTTAATTTTTACTGTTTTATCTTTATTTTTTATTGCTTGCTCAAATCATAGCTCTGATAATCTAATTTACGCAAACGCACTTTTAGCTAACTCTTGTTCTAGAGGTTGTAAATCAAGTATGCTTTCAAGTAATTGGCTCTGATGTGACCATTACTATGGCTTGCGAGGGAGGACAGCTACAACTAAATGTCTTTGAGCCTGTGGCTGCTTATAATTTATTTAATTCTGTAATAATGCTTGAAAAGGCCATGTATACTTTAGCTGATAAATGTATAGACGGAATTAGTGCAAATGAAAAAGTTTGCTCTGATTTCGTTTATAATTCTGCCTGAAAATATGCTAAACCCTCACTTAGAGGCTAAAAAATAAGGAGAGATTATGGATTATAGTGTTATGGAAATCATCATACAACTTGTCGTATTCTTAGGTGCTATATTCTTGGGAATTCGCTTAGGTGGTATTGGCATTGGCTATGCTGGTGGGCTTGGCGTTGTTGTGCTTGGTATAGTGCTTGGAATGAAACCCGGAAACATACCTTGGGACGTGATTTTAATCATAGCTGCTGCGATTTGTGCTATATCTGCTATGCAACAAGCCGGAGGCCTTGATTATTTAGTAAGGCTTACAGAAAAGCTTTTGCGTGCAAATCCTAAGTATATAAACTATCTTGGACCTTGCTGCTGCTATTGGCTTACTATCTTAGCTGGAACAGGTAATGCGGTATTTTCGCTAATGCCTGTTATTATCGATGTGGCAAAAGCACAAAACATCAAGCCTTCAGTACCTCTTTCGGTTTCTGTCGTGTCATCGCAAATTGGAATTACCGCTTCTCCTGTTTCAGCTGCGGTTGTTTATATGAGCGGTGTTTTAGAGCCACTTGGATGGAATTACCCTACCTTACTTGGAATTTGGCTTATAACTACCATCTTAGCTTGCATACTAATCTCTCTTATCATAGGACTTTTTACAAATACCCGTCTAGATACAGACCCTGTTTATCAAGCTAGATTAAAGGCTGGGCTTGTAAAGGACGCACAAGAGGTTTTACAAGTTGAGGATAAACCGGGTGCAAAGCTTTCTGTGCTTATATTTTTATTTACAGTTTTGGCGGTTGTGCTTTATGCAACTGCTATTTCAAGTAATGTTGCCTTGATAGAAAATCCTGTTGTAACAAGAGATGCGGCGATTATGAGCTTTTTATTGAGTGCGGCTTGTTTGATTGTGATATTTTGCAAGGTTGATGTTAGCAAGATAACAGATACAAGCCTTTTTAAGGCCGGTATGACTGCTTGCATTTGCGTTTTTGGTGTGGTCTGGCTTGGAAATACCTTTGTAAGTGGTCATGAGCAAGACATTAAAGATGTGGCTGGTGAATGGGTAAAACAAAGCCCTGCTATGCTAGCTGTTGCTTTCTTTTTTGCCTCCATACTTTTGCATTCTCAGGCCGCAACTGCTAAGGCAATCACGCC includes:
- a CDS encoding anaerobic C4-dicarboxylate transporter: MEIIIQLVVFLGAIFLGIRLGGIGIGYAGGLGVVVLGIVLGMKPGNIPWDVILIIAAAICAISAMQQAGGLDYLVRLTEKLLRANPKYINYLGPCCCYWLTILAGTGNAVFSLMPVIIDVAKAQNIKPSVPLSVSVVSSQIGITASPVSAAVVYMSGVLEPLGWNYPTLLGIWLITTILACMLTSLIIGLFTNTRLDTDPVYQARLKAGLVKDAQEVLQVEDKPGAKLSVLIFLFTVLAVVLYATAISSNVALIENPVVTRDAAIMSFLLSAACLIVIFCKVDVSKITDTSVFKAGMTACICVFGVAWLGNTFVSGHEQDIKDVAGEWVKQSPAMLAVAFFFASMLLYSQAATAKAITPIIISALGISAANPADSYMLVACFAAVSALFVLPTYPTLLGAVQMDDTGTTRIGKFIFNHAFFLPGVLAIALAVALGFLIAPFAL
- a CDS encoding anaerobic C4-dicarboxylate transporter → MEIIIQLVVFLGAIFLGIRLGGIGIGYAGGLGVVVLGIVLGMKPGNIPWDVILIIAAAICAISAMQQAGGLDYLVRLTEKLLRANPKYINYLGPCCCYWLTILAGTGNAVFSLMPVIIDVAKAQNIKPSVPLSVSVVSSQIGITASPVSAAVVYMSGVLEPLGWNYPTLLGIWLITTILACILISLIIGLFTNTRLDTDPVYQARLKAGLVKDAQEVLQVEDKPGAKLSVLIFLFTVLAVVLYATAISSNVALIENPVVTRDAAIMSFLLSAACLIVIFCKVDVSKITDTSLFKAGMTACICVFGVVWLGNTFVSGHEQDIKDVAGEWVKQSPAMLAVAFFFASILLHSQAATAKAITPIIISALGISAANPADSYMLVACFAAVSALCVFPTYPTLLGAVQMDDTGTTRIGKFIFNHAFFLPGVMAIAISVALGFLIVPFAL